A region of Deltaproteobacteria bacterium DNA encodes the following proteins:
- the tuf gene encoding elongation factor Tu (EF-Tu; promotes GTP-dependent binding of aminoacyl-tRNA to the A-site of ribosomes during protein biosynthesis; when the tRNA anticodon matches the mRNA codon, GTP hydrolysis results; the inactive EF-Tu-GDP leaves the ribosome and release of GDP is promoted by elongation factor Ts; many prokaryotes have two copies of the gene encoding EF-Tu) — EMVMPGDNVNMDVELIAPVALEEQLRFAIREGGRTVGAGVVTKIVE, encoded by the coding sequence TGGAGATGGTGATGCCCGGGGATAATGTGAATATGGACGTGGAGTTGATAGCGCCTGTGGCCCTTGAGGAGCAGCTTAGGTTTGCGATAAGGGAAGGGGGAAGAACAGTGGGCGCTGGTGTAGTTACTAAAATCGTGGAGTGA